The following proteins are encoded in a genomic region of Deltaproteobacteria bacterium:
- the thiL gene encoding thiamine-phosphate kinase — protein MKRTIASIGGEFAFIRKIAAGLTPRGSLKVGIGDDCAVIRSGSRDLLLTTDMLVEGVHFRREWTSPYQLGRKILSVNLSDIAAMGGRPLYTLLAAAVPPRTPVSFLDELLRGFRAVARKFGVQLAGGDTNATPGGMVFSVTVVGQTLAPPVLRSGAKAGDDIYVTGPLGRSALGLALLKKENRFRGRHEYRSCLRAHLDPEPRIAEGAWLARHRIPHAMIDISDGLLSDLRHILKASRVGAVLEWEKIPHIKRFETLARKWSLSTERLLLTGGEEYELLFTAPPRYRTVLKRFYRIGNITKTIENIEIIGLKKGVSPPPVLGYNHFSSHP, from the coding sequence GTGAAAAGGACAATCGCCTCAATCGGAGGGGAGTTTGCCTTCATCCGGAAGATTGCGGCTGGTTTGACGCCGAGGGGCAGTCTTAAGGTTGGGATCGGGGATGACTGTGCCGTTATCCGATCCGGCTCTCGGGATCTCCTCCTGACCACTGACATGCTAGTGGAGGGGGTGCACTTTCGGAGAGAGTGGACTTCCCCTTACCAGTTGGGGCGTAAGATTCTTTCTGTCAATCTTTCGGACATTGCGGCGATGGGGGGGAGGCCGTTGTACACCCTTTTGGCGGCGGCGGTTCCTCCCCGGACGCCTGTTTCCTTTTTGGACGAGCTACTCCGTGGATTCAGGGCTGTCGCCCGGAAGTTTGGAGTACAACTGGCCGGTGGGGATACCAATGCCACTCCGGGCGGGATGGTTTTTTCGGTGACGGTTGTTGGCCAAACTCTCGCCCCACCGGTCCTTCGTTCAGGGGCGAAGGCAGGGGATGATATCTATGTGACAGGTCCCCTTGGCCGTTCGGCACTGGGATTGGCACTCTTGAAAAAGGAGAATCGTTTTAGAGGGCGCCATGAATATCGCTCCTGCCTCCGGGCACATCTCGATCCAGAACCGCGCATTGCCGAAGGGGCCTGGCTGGCCCGGCATCGGATTCCTCACGCAATGATCGATATCTCGGATGGTCTTCTTTCGGATCTTCGCCATATCCTGAAGGCCAGTCGCGTTGGGGCGGTCTTGGAATGGGAGAAAATCCCCCATATAAAACGGTTTGAAACCCTGGCCCGGAAATGGTCTCTTTCCACCGAGAGACTCCTGCTCACCGGCGGTGAGGAGTATGAACTCCTTTTCACCGCCCCCCCCCGTTATCGAACGGTTTTAAAAAGGTTTTACAGGATTGGGAATATCACAAAAACCATTGAAAATATTGAGATTATTGGTTTAAAAAAAGGGGTGAGCCCCCCCCCTGTTTTAGGGTATAATCATTTCTCATCTCACCCATGA
- the mtgA gene encoding monofunctional biosynthetic peptidoglycan transglycosylase, with protein sequence MSFLKLFAIFLLSGLIVAGALYLALLPITSFRFVNPGRTALMMERGGKVDQVWVPLSRISTNLRRAVVVAEDGNFLNHHGIDFQELKASFEKNMKRQRFARGFSTLTMQLAKNLYLSPQKTLLRKTLEVLIALRMEQILSKERILELYLNVVEWGDGIYGAEAAARYYFQKPASGLSAGESAFLAAILPNPRRWGDWPPSPAVRRRQQVILTRLGIGEKPVTKTAPPEEAPEIPELPEEENGVATEDLAPGGGP encoded by the coding sequence GTGTCATTCCTTAAACTTTTTGCCATTTTTCTCCTCTCTGGCCTGATCGTTGCCGGGGCCCTGTATCTGGCTCTCCTTCCGATCACCTCCTTTCGCTTTGTCAATCCCGGCCGAACCGCCCTGATGATGGAGCGTGGGGGGAAGGTCGATCAGGTCTGGGTTCCGCTGTCACGGATTTCAACGAACCTTCGCCGGGCCGTGGTTGTGGCGGAGGATGGCAACTTTCTCAATCACCACGGGATCGATTTTCAGGAACTCAAGGCCTCGTTTGAAAAGAACATGAAAAGACAGCGGTTTGCCCGGGGCTTTTCCACCCTCACGATGCAGCTGGCCAAGAATCTCTACCTTTCACCACAAAAGACATTGTTGCGGAAGACGCTCGAAGTCCTGATCGCCTTGAGGATGGAACAGATTCTTTCCAAGGAGAGGATTTTGGAGCTCTACCTGAATGTTGTAGAATGGGGGGACGGGATCTATGGTGCCGAGGCGGCGGCCCGTTATTATTTCCAAAAACCAGCGTCCGGTCTTTCCGCAGGGGAATCGGCCTTTCTGGCGGCGATTTTGCCCAATCCGCGGCGCTGGGGAGACTGGCCCCCGAGTCCTGCCGTCCGACGTCGTCAACAAGTCATCTTGACAAGACTGGGGATTGGGGAGAAGCCGGTTACCAAAACAGCTCCCCCGGAAGAGGCCCCGGAGATTCCGGAATTGCCGGAGGAGGAAAATGGTGTTGCCACTGAGGATCTTGCTCCTGGAGGGGGACCATGA
- a CDS encoding ParA family protein, producing the protein MSLAEKLKELIAVEGAKYEKGNKRAKAIAICSQKGGVGKTTTAVNLGAALASFYKKKVLVVDLDPQGHVEKSLGSLIPDGLEYTPLSKVLTSKKGEVMEAITKTELENFFLTPGDKALMEAENILSTKIGKEFILQSALETARTHHDLILFDCPPSLGNLTVNALVASDYAIVPCEMSVLAFEGVADLLEMLETVNERLNKKLQMLGVLFTRVDGRNVTMNDLIAENMKKHFNGKIFKTMIAVNTALNKAQLEGQPVFRFAPSSTGAENYQALAEEVLKKARIPS; encoded by the coding sequence ATGTCACTCGCGGAGAAATTGAAAGAATTGATCGCGGTCGAAGGGGCGAAGTACGAAAAGGGAAACAAACGGGCCAAGGCGATCGCCATCTGTTCCCAAAAAGGAGGGGTTGGCAAGACAACCACCGCTGTTAACCTTGGGGCGGCGCTCGCCAGTTTTTACAAGAAAAAAGTGCTGGTCGTCGACCTGGACCCACAAGGCCACGTGGAAAAATCACTCGGCTCCCTGATCCCGGACGGCCTCGAGTACACCCCCCTTTCCAAGGTATTGACCTCCAAAAAGGGGGAGGTGATGGAGGCGATCACCAAAACGGAGTTGGAAAATTTCTTCCTGACCCCGGGTGACAAGGCGTTGATGGAGGCAGAAAACATCCTTTCCACCAAGATCGGCAAGGAATTTATTTTGCAATCGGCCCTGGAAACGGCGCGGACCCATCATGACCTGATCCTCTTTGATTGTCCCCCTTCCCTCGGCAACCTGACCGTCAACGCCCTGGTCGCCTCTGACTACGCGATTGTCCCGTGCGAGATGAGCGTCCTCGCCTTTGAAGGGGTTGCCGATCTCCTGGAGATGCTGGAGACGGTTAATGAACGATTGAACAAGAAACTGCAGATGTTGGGGGTCCTCTTCACCCGTGTCGATGGCCGCAACGTCACGATGAATGACCTGATTGCAGAAAACATGAAGAAGCATTTTAACGGCAAGATTTTCAAGACGATGATTGCCGTCAACACCGCCCTGAACAAGGCCCAGCTGGAAGGACAACCGGTCTTCCGCTTCGCCCCCTCCTCCACCGGCGCTGAAAACTATCAGGCGCTGGCCGAAGAGGTTTTAAAGAAGGCTCGCATCCCCTCCTAA
- the nadC gene encoding carboxylating nicotinate-nucleotide diphosphorylase, producing the protein MTDRIQTLIDLALQEDIGSGDITTDALFGAEPIQKKGIILAKQDLVVSGLEIARRVFAVVDPTVAWKELCHDGQGVKGETVLAEISGKIQSLLKGERTALNFLQHLSGVATFTRQFVEKVKKYPVQILDTRKTTPGFRALEKHAVRVGGGKNHRLGLYDRFLIKDNHLQGCSLAEAIGRAKAKNPNKVPVEVEIQSITQIEEAIKAGADILLLDNFSPKELEKAVSLVAGRVKTEASGGVTLENVVDYAKSGVDFISIGALTHSAPAVDIAFEIES; encoded by the coding sequence ATGACTGACCGGATCCAAACCTTGATTGACTTGGCCCTGCAGGAGGATATCGGGAGTGGGGATATCACCACCGACGCGCTTTTTGGAGCGGAGCCGATTCAAAAAAAGGGGATTATCTTGGCCAAACAGGATTTGGTTGTCTCTGGACTAGAAATCGCACGACGGGTTTTTGCCGTCGTTGATCCGACTGTCGCTTGGAAGGAGTTGTGTCATGACGGGCAGGGGGTCAAGGGGGAGACAGTACTGGCCGAAATTTCGGGCAAGATCCAAAGCCTTCTCAAGGGAGAACGAACCGCCCTCAATTTCCTCCAGCACCTCTCCGGCGTTGCTACGTTCACGCGTCAGTTTGTGGAGAAGGTCAAAAAATATCCGGTGCAGATTTTGGATACGCGAAAAACAACCCCCGGTTTCAGGGCCCTGGAAAAGCATGCGGTTCGAGTGGGGGGAGGGAAAAATCACCGGCTGGGGCTCTATGACCGGTTCCTTATCAAGGATAACCATCTTCAAGGCTGTTCACTCGCTGAGGCGATTGGCAGGGCCAAGGCGAAAAATCCCAATAAAGTACCGGTCGAAGTGGAGATTCAATCAATCACTCAGATTGAAGAGGCGATTAAAGCTGGTGCCGACATTTTACTTTTGGACAATTTTTCCCCAAAGGAATTAGAAAAGGCGGTCTCCCTTGTCGCGGGCCGGGTCAAGACAGAGGCCTCCGGTGGTGTGACGCTGGAAAATGTCGTTGATTACGCCAAGAGCGGCGTCGATTTTATTTCAATCGGGGCGCTCACCCACTCCGCCCCGGCGGTGGATATAGCATTTGAAATTGAAAGTTAG
- the grpE gene encoding nucleotide exchange factor GrpE: MEHRDRSKFTREANAASKLGGLEKGGTPLEKEPPAEPSKTEELKKQLAEAGDKYLRLAAEMDNLRKRADREREELLRYGNERLLKEILQIKDHLELALQHSEGVSDIKVLREGVLLTEKELDKILKKVGLHPVPTVGEQFDPAIHEAISQEPTTQAEPGTVVREYQKGYLFHEKLLRPAKVSVAAAPSQTAPHEVKNEKNPEK; this comes from the coding sequence ATGGAACATCGAGACAGGTCCAAATTTACCCGTGAGGCTAACGCCGCTTCCAAGTTAGGAGGGCTGGAAAAAGGGGGGACTCCTTTAGAAAAAGAGCCCCCCGCAGAACCCTCCAAGACCGAAGAGTTGAAAAAACAGTTGGCCGAGGCCGGGGACAAGTACCTCCGTTTGGCGGCCGAGATGGACAATCTCCGGAAACGGGCTGATCGGGAGCGGGAGGAATTATTGAGGTACGGCAACGAACGGCTCTTGAAAGAGATTCTTCAAATCAAGGATCACCTCGAACTCGCCCTCCAACATAGCGAGGGGGTTTCTGATATCAAGGTTTTGCGGGAGGGGGTCCTCCTGACCGAAAAGGAACTGGACAAGATTCTGAAAAAAGTGGGGCTCCACCCCGTCCCGACAGTGGGGGAGCAGTTCGATCCGGCGATCCATGAGGCGATCAGTCAGGAACCAACGACGCAAGCGGAACCAGGAACGGTCGTTCGGGAATATCAAAAAGGATACCTCTTTCATGAAAAACTCCTTCGGCCGGCCAAGGTGAGTGTGGCGGCCGCACCTTCGCAGACCGCACCTCACGAGGTGAAAAACGAAAAAAATCCTGAAAAGTAG
- a CDS encoding ABC transporter substrate-binding protein, producing the protein MVALLGLVSCGGGGPVGPRAKYAAEVTPAVEREYRQAERIYQVGNYSEAAGRFQSFIDKYPYNRLTDRSYYRLGEIYLHSNQFSEALRFFEKVTSRSFDPDLGPQAMYKEAVCHTRMKEYGESKTVLRKIPHKYANVRLRIRIGSLWIEDAKQLGEAENEKSLGFLNLYDAYKDSSFSGKVGGAPWIVEKQEVVDFVEKWVREGNEDPDRLQDWAKNFSGRPVGGVILWKLIQTHNTKGNYAKAKSLAQEFAKTYPKHEYLPLVRSLLSETEKRTGTGDEVVIGVLLPLSGRFSVAAESVLRGLECAAGVFDPCEVTVHSANSVRLIVRDSGEGEAEKAVGQLQQLVAEGAVAVVALLIRDETETVVQEANRLAVPLIALSPREAVSWGDYVFRNFLTVSEQVATIVQYACSRKKVGTYAILYPETPVGKEFEKNFAEQVNECGGKVVTKQSYLPDTTDFMTPLRNLKMGVTHYGLGSGYGFQALFIPDTYKNLLLIADAMRFVEMKGLLLLGSAGWDHPSLAAGDNELLTNAVFPDGFFIHASRKATHEFTDSFKAAYAMDPTFLEAYAYDSLKIILATTKGASPKGRFVREEIKDFLSRLKDFSGATGMITAEKGGELKRKLFLLTLADEGIREVE; encoded by the coding sequence TTGGTCGCCCTCCTTGGACTCGTTTCCTGCGGAGGCGGAGGGCCGGTCGGGCCGCGGGCCAAGTACGCCGCCGAGGTGACGCCAGCTGTCGAACGAGAATACCGGCAGGCCGAAAGGATCTATCAGGTCGGCAACTATTCCGAGGCGGCCGGCCGTTTCCAATCCTTCATCGACAAATACCCGTACAATCGCCTGACCGACCGGTCGTATTACCGGTTGGGGGAGATCTATCTGCACTCCAACCAGTTCTCCGAGGCGCTCAGGTTTTTTGAAAAGGTGACCTCCCGTTCTTTTGATCCTGATCTGGGGCCACAGGCGATGTATAAGGAGGCGGTCTGTCACACCCGGATGAAGGAGTATGGGGAATCGAAGACGGTTCTCCGTAAAATTCCACACAAGTATGCCAATGTCCGGCTTCGTATCCGAATTGGTTCTCTCTGGATTGAGGACGCCAAACAACTGGGAGAGGCGGAGAACGAAAAGAGCTTGGGTTTCCTGAACCTTTATGACGCCTATAAAGACTCGTCCTTTTCCGGAAAAGTTGGCGGGGCCCCGTGGATTGTTGAAAAACAGGAGGTGGTCGATTTTGTTGAGAAATGGGTCAGGGAGGGGAATGAGGACCCCGACCGTTTGCAGGATTGGGCCAAAAATTTTTCAGGGAGGCCGGTTGGTGGGGTGATCCTCTGGAAACTGATTCAGACCCACAATACTAAGGGAAATTATGCCAAGGCCAAAAGTCTCGCCCAAGAATTTGCCAAGACCTATCCGAAACATGAGTACCTTCCGCTGGTTCGTTCCCTGCTGTCGGAGACGGAAAAAAGGACCGGGACCGGTGATGAGGTGGTTATCGGTGTCTTGCTCCCCCTCTCCGGCCGGTTCAGCGTTGCCGCCGAGTCGGTGTTAAGGGGGCTGGAGTGTGCCGCCGGGGTCTTCGATCCTTGTGAGGTGACGGTTCACTCTGCGAACAGTGTCCGATTGATAGTCCGCGATTCAGGCGAAGGGGAAGCCGAAAAGGCAGTCGGCCAACTGCAACAGTTGGTGGCTGAAGGGGCGGTGGCCGTTGTCGCCCTTTTGATCCGGGACGAAACCGAAACGGTAGTCCAGGAGGCCAATCGTCTGGCAGTTCCCTTGATTGCCCTCTCCCCCCGGGAGGCGGTTTCCTGGGGCGATTATGTCTTCAGGAATTTTCTCACCGTTTCGGAACAGGTGGCGACTATCGTTCAATACGCCTGTAGCCGGAAAAAGGTCGGGACCTATGCCATTCTCTACCCGGAGACACCAGTCGGGAAGGAGTTTGAGAAAAACTTTGCCGAACAGGTGAACGAGTGCGGCGGCAAGGTTGTAACCAAACAATCCTACCTGCCGGACACCACTGATTTCATGACCCCCCTCCGGAACCTCAAGATGGGGGTGACCCATTACGGTTTGGGCTCCGGCTACGGGTTTCAGGCCCTTTTCATCCCGGATACCTATAAGAATCTCCTTTTGATTGCGGACGCGATGCGGTTCGTGGAGATGAAGGGACTCCTCCTCCTTGGCTCCGCTGGGTGGGATCACCCCTCACTGGCCGCTGGCGACAACGAGCTGTTGACCAATGCCGTTTTTCCGGACGGGTTCTTTATCCATGCCTCCAGAAAGGCGACTCATGAGTTTACCGATTCCTTCAAGGCGGCCTATGCGATGGACCCGACCTTTTTGGAGGCGTATGCCTATGACTCCCTCAAGATAATCCTCGCTACCACAAAGGGTGCTTCACCCAAGGGAAGGTTTGTGAGGGAAGAGATCAAGGATTTTTTGAGCCGGCTTAAAGATTTTTCGGGGGCCACCGGTATGATCACCGCTGAAAAGGGGGGGGAGCTGAAAAGGAAGCTTTTTCTTTTGACCCTGGCCGACGAGGGGATTCGGGAAGTCGAGTGA
- the ggt gene encoding gamma-glutamyltransferase, with protein MPGRAERVSPVGRKGESPNPRQDPFFGLLIVFLFVVVGVASATIPTKIGKEIMIASDHKLAGKAGLIIHEKGGNIIDVAVAASFAISVVKPYSTGIGGGGFLLYYDADSQKTHAFDFRERAPRKVTRTIYLHQGKPIPESHLGPRAVAVPGVVAGLVEIHQRFGRLPLAIVMEPAIHLADEGFLVYPDFQRMIEKKKKWIEKDPALKDVLMPNGKVPRVGELFLQKDLAQTLCFIANEGARPFYEGVIARKIDSWMRQQGGLMNLQDLQHYRVKEREPVSGEYRGYRIVSMSPPSSGGIHILQMLKMLEAFPLEQMKPKNPDFLHLLAEVMRRAYRDRAVYLGDPDFFPVPQKRLLSPDYIQKQSASIDLTKATDSQEIPLSPIESHGTTHLSIVDRAGNAVATTQTINTGFGALVMVPGTGIILNNEMDDFSIAPGVPNQYGLVGSEANAIAPGKTPLSSMSPTLVFKEGHVVLAAGAQGGSHIITGVLQMLLQYFDFRRPIGQAVAAPRIHHQFLPDEILLEKKLSTPKILSSLKKKGHSLDPWEDHGANVNVVVSQGGQLTGVTDPRGTGKPVGQ; from the coding sequence GTGCCCGGCCGAGCGGAACGGGTGAGCCCGGTTGGGCGGAAGGGTGAATCACCCAACCCGAGACAGGACCCGTTCTTTGGGTTGCTGATTGTTTTCTTATTCGTTGTTGTAGGTGTTGCCTCCGCTACTATCCCAACTAAAATCGGGAAGGAAATCATGATCGCCTCCGACCACAAATTGGCCGGAAAGGCAGGGCTGATTATCCACGAAAAAGGGGGGAATATCATTGACGTGGCGGTTGCTGCCTCTTTTGCCATTTCCGTGGTGAAGCCATATTCCACTGGGATCGGCGGAGGTGGTTTTCTCCTTTATTATGATGCCGATTCTCAAAAAACTCATGCCTTTGATTTTCGCGAAAGGGCCCCTCGCAAGGTGACCCGTACGATCTACCTTCACCAGGGAAAACCGATTCCTGAATCCCACCTGGGCCCTCGAGCCGTGGCGGTGCCGGGGGTTGTAGCCGGGTTGGTTGAAATCCATCAACGTTTCGGCCGACTGCCTCTTGCGATCGTCATGGAACCGGCGATCCACCTCGCCGACGAGGGTTTTTTGGTTTATCCCGATTTTCAGCGGATGATTGAAAAAAAGAAAAAGTGGATAGAAAAAGATCCAGCCCTCAAAGATGTTTTGATGCCGAATGGGAAGGTCCCCAGAGTGGGGGAACTGTTTTTACAGAAAGATCTCGCCCAGACCTTATGTTTCATTGCCAACGAGGGGGCTCGGCCGTTTTACGAAGGGGTGATCGCTCGGAAAATCGATTCCTGGATGCGCCAACAGGGGGGGCTCATGAACCTGCAGGACCTTCAGCACTATCGGGTCAAGGAAAGGGAACCGGTTTCGGGGGAGTACCGGGGGTACCGGATCGTTTCGATGTCTCCCCCTTCCTCGGGGGGGATTCATATCCTTCAGATGCTCAAGATGTTGGAGGCATTTCCTCTGGAGCAGATGAAACCGAAAAACCCCGATTTTTTACATCTCTTGGCGGAGGTCATGCGGCGGGCCTATCGTGACCGAGCGGTTTATCTGGGGGACCCGGATTTTTTCCCTGTGCCCCAAAAGAGACTCTTGTCCCCTGATTATATCCAGAAGCAGTCGGCATCCATTGATTTGACAAAGGCAACAGACAGTCAGGAGATTCCGTTATCTCCCATCGAATCCCACGGGACCACCCATCTGAGCATCGTTGATAGAGCCGGCAATGCGGTGGCCACAACGCAGACAATTAATACCGGTTTTGGGGCGTTGGTGATGGTGCCCGGTACCGGGATTATCCTGAACAACGAAATGGATGATTTTTCCATCGCCCCCGGTGTCCCCAACCAGTACGGACTTGTCGGGAGCGAGGCGAATGCGATTGCCCCCGGCAAGACCCCCCTCTCCTCCATGTCCCCAACCCTGGTTTTCAAAGAGGGCCATGTTGTCTTGGCGGCCGGGGCCCAAGGGGGTTCCCACATTATTACCGGGGTCCTGCAGATGCTTCTTCAGTATTTTGATTTTCGCCGCCCGATCGGCCAGGCGGTCGCAGCCCCTCGTATCCACCATCAATTCCTGCCGGATGAGATTCTTTTGGAGAAAAAATTGTCGACTCCTAAAATACTCTCTTCCCTCAAAAAGAAGGGGCATTCTTTGGACCCGTGGGAGGACCATGGGGCGAATGTGAACGTGGTGGTGTCTCAGGGAGGTCAGTTGACCGGGGTGACTGACCCTCGGGGCACCGGCAAGCCGGTGGGGCAATAA
- the hemW gene encoding radical SAM family heme chaperone HemW, translating to MISVYLHIPFCEVKCGYCDFYSLPRGHEDWDLQGEYVEGLLQEIRSRCSGLGKRRLKTLFLGGGTPSLLHPSLLEKILKGLTEFFDYSSTTEITFEANPGTVGEEKLRDFRSLGMNRISFGIQSFQDRFLKVLGRYHRGQDSLRAVQEARAAGFENINIDLIFGLPGQSMADWREDLKIAASLETPHLSAYNLTIEEGTPFAKLYPIKSPPLMGGDEGEGGPRITLSPTLPHRGGGDKGDLPSEEDQVRMFQETREFLAEKGLQAYEISNFARPGSECRHNLNYWEYGEYLGFGVSAASFINRQRRTNVRDLKLYLAGEWEGSTETISPQQAIGEFLFLGLRLQEGILKKRFESLFQRGVEEVYPDLLKKWVAQGLLSSTEERLVLTPKGVLFANEVFVDFLP from the coding sequence ATGATTTCCGTCTATCTCCATATCCCCTTTTGCGAGGTCAAATGCGGCTATTGTGACTTCTACTCCCTCCCGCGCGGGCATGAGGATTGGGACCTGCAAGGGGAATACGTGGAGGGTCTCCTTCAAGAGATCCGGTCCCGTTGTTCGGGTCTTGGAAAAAGGAGGTTGAAAACCCTCTTTTTGGGGGGAGGGACCCCCTCTCTCCTGCACCCCAGCCTCCTGGAAAAAATTTTGAAGGGATTGACCGAGTTTTTCGATTACTCTTCGACGACAGAAATCACTTTTGAGGCGAATCCGGGGACGGTCGGTGAGGAGAAGCTTCGCGATTTTCGTTCGCTCGGGATGAACCGGATTTCGTTCGGCATCCAGTCATTTCAGGATCGGTTTCTCAAGGTATTGGGGCGCTATCACCGGGGGCAAGACTCCCTTCGCGCGGTCCAGGAGGCGCGGGCCGCCGGTTTTGAGAATATCAATATCGACCTGATCTTTGGTCTGCCGGGGCAATCGATGGCTGACTGGAGGGAAGATTTAAAAATCGCCGCTTCGTTGGAGACGCCGCATCTCTCGGCCTACAATCTCACGATTGAGGAGGGGACGCCTTTTGCGAAATTATACCCTATAAAATCCCCTCCCTTGATGGGAGGGGATGAAGGGGAGGGTGGCCCAAGGATCACCCTCTCCCCAACCCTCCCCCATCGAGGGGGAGGGGACAAAGGAGACCTTCCCTCCGAAGAGGACCAGGTCCGGATGTTTCAAGAGACGCGGGAGTTTTTGGCAGAAAAAGGTCTCCAGGCTTATGAAATCTCCAATTTTGCCCGACCGGGATCGGAGTGCCGCCATAATTTAAATTACTGGGAGTATGGGGAGTATCTGGGGTTTGGGGTCAGTGCCGCGTCGTTTATCAATCGACAACGCCGCACCAATGTTCGTGACCTGAAACTTTACCTGGCGGGGGAGTGGGAAGGTTCTACCGAAACGATCTCGCCCCAGCAGGCGATCGGGGAGTTTCTATTCTTGGGACTTCGGCTCCAGGAAGGGATCTTGAAAAAACGGTTTGAATCCCTCTTTCAAAGAGGCGTTGAGGAAGTCTACCCCGATCTCCTGAAAAAATGGGTCGCCCAGGGGCTTCTCTCTTCTACCGAGGAACGGCTGGTGTTGACGCCAAAAGGGGTTCTTTTTGCCAATGAGGTCTTTGTTGATTTCCTCCCCTGA